Proteins encoded by one window of Vidua chalybeata isolate OUT-0048 chromosome 8, bVidCha1 merged haplotype, whole genome shotgun sequence:
- the PPP2R2D gene encoding serine/threonine-protein phosphatase 2A 55 kDa regulatory subunit B delta isoform isoform X2 codes for MAVARAGGDGGGSNEVQWCFLQVKGAIDEDVAEADIISTVEFNYTGDLLATGDKGGRVVIFQREQETKSRPLSRGEYNVYSTFQSHEPEFDYLKSLEIEEKINKIRWLPQQNAAHFLLSTNDKTIKLWKISERDKRAEGYNLKDEDGRLREPFRVTELRVPTLKPMDLMVEASPRRTFANAHTYHINSISVNSDYATYLSADDLRINLWHLEVTNRSFNIVDIKPANMEELTEVITAAEFHPHHCNVFVYSSSKGTIRLCDMRSSALCDQHSKFFEEPEDPSSRSFFSEIISSISDVKFSHSGRYMMTRDYLSVKVWDVNMENRPVETYQVHEYLRSKLCSLYENDCIFDKFECCWNGSDSTIMTGSYNNFFRTFERNTRRDTTLEASRESSKPRAILKPRKVCTTGKRKKDEITVDSLDFNKKILHTAWHPMENIIAVAATNNLYLFQEKVN; via the exons ATGGCAG TGGCGAGAGCTGGAGGCGACGGCGGCGGCAGCAACGAGGTGCAGTGGTGCTTCTTGCAGGTGAAGGGGGCGATCGACGAGGACGTGGCGGAAG CTGATATAATTTCAACAGTTGAATTTAATTACACTGGTGATCTTCTTGCAACAGGAGACAAAGGTGGCAGAGTGGTTATATTTCAAAGGGAACAAGAG ACTAAAAGCCGTCCTCTCTCTCGGGGAGAATACAATGTTTACAGTACCTTCCAGAGTCATGAGCCTGAGTTTGACTACTTGAAAAGTCTagaaattgaggaaaaaattaataaaattaggTGGTTACCACAACAGAATGCTGCTCACTTCCTGCTGTCTACAAATG atAAAACTATTAAACTATGGAAAATAAGTGAAAGGGATAAACGAGCCGAAGGTTATAATTTAAAAGATGAAGATGGAAGACTTAGGGAGCCTTTCCGAGTCACAGAACTACGG GTGCCAACGCTGAAGCCCATGGACCTGATGGTGGAGGCCAGCCCGCGCAGGACCTTCGCCAACGCCCACACCTACCACATCAACTCCATCTCTGTCAACAGCGACTACGCCACGTACCTGTCTGCCGACGACCTCCGCATCAACCTCTGGCACCTGGAGGTCACCAACAGGAGCTTTA ACATCGTGGACATCAAGCCAGCCAACATGGAGGAGCTGACAGAGGTGATCACCGCAGCCGAGTTCCACCCGCACCACTGCAACGTGTTTGtgtacagcagcagcaagggcaCCATCCGCCTGTGCGACATGCGCTCCTCTGCACTGTGTGACCAGCACTCCAAGT TTTTTGAGGAACCTGAAGATCCTAGCAGCAgatcatttttttcagaaataatatcCTCGATATCTGATGTGAAATTCAGCCACAGCGGGCGATACATGATGACAAGAGACTACCTGTCTGTCAAGGTGTGGGACGTCAACATGGAGAACAGGCCCGTGGAGACCTACCAG gtgcacGAGTACCTGCGCAGCAAGCTGTGCTCCCTCTACGAGAACGACTGCATCTTCGACAAGTTCGAGTGCTGCTGGAACGGCTCCGACAG CACTATCATGACTGGATCTTACAACAACTTCTTCCGGACGTTTGAGCGGAACACGCGCCGGGACACCACCCTGGAGGCCTCCCGGGAGAGCAGCAAACCTCGTGCCATCCTAAAGCCACGCAAAGTGTGCACAACTGGCAAGAGGAAGAAGGACGAAATTACCGTTGACAGTCTGGACTTCAACAAGAAGATTCTGCACACAGCATGGCACCCCATGGAGAACATCATCGCAGTAGCTGCCACCAATAACTTGTATTTATTCCAGGAGAAGGTTAACTAA
- the PPP2R2D gene encoding serine/threonine-protein phosphatase 2A 55 kDa regulatory subunit B delta isoform isoform X1, whose amino-acid sequence MAVVARAGGDGGGSNEVQWCFLQVKGAIDEDVAEADIISTVEFNYTGDLLATGDKGGRVVIFQREQETKSRPLSRGEYNVYSTFQSHEPEFDYLKSLEIEEKINKIRWLPQQNAAHFLLSTNDKTIKLWKISERDKRAEGYNLKDEDGRLREPFRVTELRVPTLKPMDLMVEASPRRTFANAHTYHINSISVNSDYATYLSADDLRINLWHLEVTNRSFNIVDIKPANMEELTEVITAAEFHPHHCNVFVYSSSKGTIRLCDMRSSALCDQHSKFFEEPEDPSSRSFFSEIISSISDVKFSHSGRYMMTRDYLSVKVWDVNMENRPVETYQVHEYLRSKLCSLYENDCIFDKFECCWNGSDSTIMTGSYNNFFRTFERNTRRDTTLEASRESSKPRAILKPRKVCTTGKRKKDEITVDSLDFNKKILHTAWHPMENIIAVAATNNLYLFQEKVN is encoded by the exons ATGGCAG TAGTGGCGAGAGCTGGAGGCGACGGCGGCGGCAGCAACGAGGTGCAGTGGTGCTTCTTGCAGGTGAAGGGGGCGATCGACGAGGACGTGGCGGAAG CTGATATAATTTCAACAGTTGAATTTAATTACACTGGTGATCTTCTTGCAACAGGAGACAAAGGTGGCAGAGTGGTTATATTTCAAAGGGAACAAGAG ACTAAAAGCCGTCCTCTCTCTCGGGGAGAATACAATGTTTACAGTACCTTCCAGAGTCATGAGCCTGAGTTTGACTACTTGAAAAGTCTagaaattgaggaaaaaattaataaaattaggTGGTTACCACAACAGAATGCTGCTCACTTCCTGCTGTCTACAAATG atAAAACTATTAAACTATGGAAAATAAGTGAAAGGGATAAACGAGCCGAAGGTTATAATTTAAAAGATGAAGATGGAAGACTTAGGGAGCCTTTCCGAGTCACAGAACTACGG GTGCCAACGCTGAAGCCCATGGACCTGATGGTGGAGGCCAGCCCGCGCAGGACCTTCGCCAACGCCCACACCTACCACATCAACTCCATCTCTGTCAACAGCGACTACGCCACGTACCTGTCTGCCGACGACCTCCGCATCAACCTCTGGCACCTGGAGGTCACCAACAGGAGCTTTA ACATCGTGGACATCAAGCCAGCCAACATGGAGGAGCTGACAGAGGTGATCACCGCAGCCGAGTTCCACCCGCACCACTGCAACGTGTTTGtgtacagcagcagcaagggcaCCATCCGCCTGTGCGACATGCGCTCCTCTGCACTGTGTGACCAGCACTCCAAGT TTTTTGAGGAACCTGAAGATCCTAGCAGCAgatcatttttttcagaaataatatcCTCGATATCTGATGTGAAATTCAGCCACAGCGGGCGATACATGATGACAAGAGACTACCTGTCTGTCAAGGTGTGGGACGTCAACATGGAGAACAGGCCCGTGGAGACCTACCAG gtgcacGAGTACCTGCGCAGCAAGCTGTGCTCCCTCTACGAGAACGACTGCATCTTCGACAAGTTCGAGTGCTGCTGGAACGGCTCCGACAG CACTATCATGACTGGATCTTACAACAACTTCTTCCGGACGTTTGAGCGGAACACGCGCCGGGACACCACCCTGGAGGCCTCCCGGGAGAGCAGCAAACCTCGTGCCATCCTAAAGCCACGCAAAGTGTGCACAACTGGCAAGAGGAAGAAGGACGAAATTACCGTTGACAGTCTGGACTTCAACAAGAAGATTCTGCACACAGCATGGCACCCCATGGAGAACATCATCGCAGTAGCTGCCACCAATAACTTGTATTTATTCCAGGAGAAGGTTAACTAA